One genomic region from Flagellimonas oceani encodes:
- a CDS encoding formylglycine-generating enzyme family protein, translating into MISKLIRFICLVSFILMLGCKSKTEKLDDSANSNTESPQRPPAKAPEGMVWIPGGDFMQGAVPNDRMAMDHEKPAHKVHVNGFFMDIHEVTNAEYAKFVDETGYVTVAEREIDWEEMKKQLPQGTEKPHDSILRPGSLVFKKTKSSVPNLYDYSQWWEWKIGANWKHPDGPESDIEGKEDHPVVHIAYEDAIAYCEWAGRRLPTEAEWEYAARAGKTDNKFFWGDDVSQLGSHVNSWEGEFPVENTLEDGFERTAPVMNYPKNDFGLYDMAGNVWEWTGDWYNTDYYEELASNTGAAQNPKGATSAFNPSNPYAEERVIKGGSFLCSASYCASYRISARMATSPDSGMEHLGFRTVWSE; encoded by the coding sequence ATGATTTCCAAACTTATACGTTTTATTTGCCTCGTATCCTTTATTTTGATGTTGGGCTGCAAATCCAAAACTGAAAAATTAGATGATTCGGCAAATTCCAATACCGAAAGCCCTCAAAGACCTCCGGCAAAAGCGCCGGAGGGCATGGTATGGATCCCCGGTGGGGATTTTATGCAAGGGGCCGTACCCAATGACAGGATGGCCATGGACCACGAAAAACCGGCCCATAAAGTCCATGTGAACGGTTTTTTTATGGACATCCACGAGGTGACCAATGCCGAATATGCAAAATTTGTGGATGAAACGGGGTATGTGACCGTGGCCGAACGTGAAATCGACTGGGAGGAAATGAAAAAGCAATTACCGCAGGGAACCGAAAAACCGCACGATTCCATTTTACGGCCCGGCTCCCTGGTTTTCAAAAAAACGAAGTCAAGTGTTCCGAATTTATATGATTATTCCCAGTGGTGGGAATGGAAAATAGGGGCCAATTGGAAACATCCCGATGGCCCAGAAAGTGATATTGAAGGGAAAGAAGATCATCCCGTGGTGCATATCGCTTACGAAGATGCAATTGCCTATTGCGAATGGGCCGGACGACGATTGCCAACGGAGGCGGAATGGGAATATGCCGCACGCGCCGGTAAAACGGACAACAAGTTCTTTTGGGGCGATGATGTTTCACAACTGGGTTCGCATGTCAATTCTTGGGAAGGTGAATTTCCGGTCGAAAATACCTTGGAAGATGGATTTGAGCGTACCGCTCCGGTGATGAACTATCCCAAAAATGATTTTGGATTGTACGACATGGCCGGAAATGTCTGGGAATGGACCGGCGACTGGTACAACACCGATTACTACGAAGAACTGGCATCAAATACCGGGGCGGCCCAAAATCCAAAGGGGGCGACCTCTGCCTTTAACCCGAGCAACCCTTATGCAGAGGAAAGGGTGATCAAAGGAGGTTCGTTTCTGTGCAGTGCTTCCTACTGTGCCAGCTACAGGATTTCCGCGCGCATGGCCACCAGCCCGGATTCGGGAATGGAACATTTGGGGTTTAGGACCGTATGGTCGGAATAA
- a CDS encoding ABC transporter permease: MGKNNAGFLWLLKMAWRDGKASYGKLLLFVFSITLGVAAVVSVHSFSRLLKENIALQSKSLLGADYVIESDKPVNDKVQGIMDSLGGSDAKEINFLSMAAFPNNNGTKLMEVRGVEGGFPFYGELETNPSSAKSSYVNNGALVDATTMLQLNLKTGDSIKLGAVTLPIAGALENVPGSTSVFGAIAPPVLIPFQFIEATGLVQTGSRIEYKYYFRADEGQDMALLSEKVEPVLDAEEADLDTHLSEARRLGRRYENFGRFLNLVGFIALLLGCVGIASGMGIYVQMKIKSIAVLKCLGASKKQSYLIFFVQIACMGIVGGLLGTIIGYGLQQLFPLLLGDLIPVEVDVALSLQSVVLGLTLGLAMSVLFALYPLMKTLYVSPLQALRVVQETKTRSKRATGLVGLGIILFVFGFSYWLLGDLLRSLFFVVGLLVVFLILTAVARFFMALLKRFFPYSWGFVPRQSLKNLFRPQNQTLVLVLSIGIGTFLISTLYFTKDMLLEKAAIEDSANSANMILMDIQSQQMEAVSGTIEASGLPIIDKIPIVTMRVETLNGRHVEDIRKDTTSQVGRWILNHEFRVTYRDSLIGSEKVLEGDWVNSFNSEGDIPISVSSDFANMAKVTIGDPVSFNVQGRIMNTVVRSIREVDWSRLQPNFSVVFPSGVLENAPQFGVMTLQTPDDDTSAKLQQTLVRDFPNVSILDLKRILSLLEDILGKIGWIINFMAFFSIFVGIAVLMGAIYSSKHQRVKQGALLRTLGAKTSQILKMIAIEYTILGFLGAFMGVVLAVLGSGLLAWMLFDTTFAPSAVPFIVILPAITFLVFALGVGNSMGIVRNSPLTVLKKEKE, translated from the coding sequence ATGGGAAAAAACAACGCTGGGTTCTTATGGCTTTTAAAAATGGCATGGCGCGATGGAAAGGCAAGCTACGGTAAACTTTTACTGTTTGTCTTCTCAATAACCTTGGGGGTGGCCGCAGTGGTCAGTGTCCATTCTTTTAGCCGATTGTTGAAAGAAAATATAGCCTTGCAGTCCAAATCCCTGTTGGGGGCGGATTATGTAATCGAGAGTGATAAACCTGTAAACGATAAGGTTCAGGGCATAATGGACTCCTTGGGCGGCTCCGATGCCAAGGAAATCAATTTTTTGTCCATGGCCGCTTTCCCAAATAACAATGGTACCAAGTTGATGGAAGTCAGGGGAGTGGAAGGAGGTTTTCCGTTCTATGGGGAATTGGAGACCAATCCGTCGTCGGCTAAAAGCAGCTATGTAAACAATGGAGCTTTGGTAGATGCCACCACTATGTTACAGCTCAATTTGAAAACAGGGGACAGCATCAAATTGGGAGCGGTTACCCTTCCCATTGCCGGAGCATTGGAAAACGTACCGGGAAGCACTTCCGTCTTCGGAGCGATCGCACCTCCCGTACTCATTCCTTTTCAATTTATTGAAGCAACAGGTTTGGTGCAGACCGGTAGCCGAATCGAATACAAATACTATTTCAGGGCAGACGAAGGTCAGGATATGGCTCTTTTGAGCGAGAAAGTGGAACCTGTGCTCGATGCTGAAGAGGCCGATTTGGATACCCATTTGTCCGAGGCTAGGCGTTTGGGCAGGAGATATGAAAACTTCGGAAGGTTCCTTAATCTGGTCGGATTTATCGCTTTGTTATTGGGGTGCGTAGGAATTGCCAGTGGTATGGGTATTTATGTCCAAATGAAAATCAAATCCATTGCCGTGCTCAAATGTTTGGGTGCATCAAAAAAACAAAGCTATCTGATTTTCTTTGTTCAAATAGCTTGTATGGGAATCGTTGGCGGTCTCTTGGGGACGATTATAGGCTATGGACTCCAGCAATTGTTTCCGTTACTATTAGGTGACTTGATTCCTGTTGAGGTCGATGTTGCACTGTCCTTACAGAGCGTGGTTCTAGGACTAACGCTCGGGCTGGCCATGTCCGTGCTGTTCGCCCTGTACCCGTTGATGAAAACGCTATATGTTTCCCCATTGCAGGCATTGCGCGTAGTACAGGAAACCAAAACCCGTTCAAAAAGAGCTACGGGGCTGGTTGGTTTGGGCATCATACTTTTTGTGTTCGGATTTTCCTATTGGTTGTTGGGTGATTTGTTACGGTCGCTCTTTTTTGTGGTAGGCCTACTGGTGGTGTTTTTGATTTTGACTGCTGTTGCACGATTCTTTATGGCCCTATTGAAAAGATTTTTCCCGTATTCATGGGGTTTTGTTCCTCGACAAAGCCTAAAGAACTTGTTCCGTCCTCAAAACCAGACCTTGGTTTTGGTGCTGTCAATAGGTATTGGCACATTTTTGATAAGCACCTTGTATTTCACCAAGGATATGTTGTTGGAAAAGGCAGCTATTGAAGATAGCGCGAACAGTGCAAATATGATTCTAATGGACATCCAAAGTCAACAGATGGAAGCCGTATCCGGTACTATTGAGGCCTCGGGTCTGCCCATAATAGATAAAATCCCCATCGTGACCATGCGTGTGGAAACCTTGAACGGAAGACATGTGGAAGATATCAGAAAGGACACTACTTCGCAAGTCGGCAGATGGATACTGAACCATGAATTCAGGGTTACTTATCGGGACAGTCTCATTGGTTCCGAAAAAGTACTAGAGGGCGATTGGGTAAACAGTTTTAACTCCGAAGGCGATATCCCGATTTCCGTAAGCAGTGATTTTGCCAACATGGCCAAGGTGACCATTGGTGACCCGGTTTCGTTCAATGTTCAAGGTAGGATAATGAATACAGTGGTACGAAGCATTCGGGAAGTGGATTGGAGCAGGTTACAACCCAATTTCTCTGTGGTTTTCCCTTCCGGAGTTTTGGAAAATGCTCCTCAATTTGGCGTGATGACCCTCCAAACCCCTGATGACGATACCTCTGCCAAATTACAACAGACATTGGTAAGGGATTTTCCCAACGTCTCGATTTTGGATTTAAAACGAATTCTATCCCTTTTGGAAGATATTTTGGGCAAAATAGGTTGGATAATCAATTTTATGGCCTTTTTTAGCATATTTGTCGGGATAGCAGTACTTATGGGAGCCATCTACAGTAGTAAGCATCAGCGGGTGAAGCAGGGAGCATTGTTAAGGACCCTTGGGGCCAAAACCTCCCAGATATTAAAAATGATAGCCATCGAGTATACCATTTTAGGGTTTTTAGGTGCCTTTATGGGCGTAGTATTGGCAGTTTTGGGGAGCGGCTTGCTGGCATGGATGCTGTTCGATACCACTTTTGCACCTTCGGCCGTACCGTTTATTGTTATTCTGCCCGCGATTACATTTTTGGTTTTTGCCTTGGGCGTAGGCAACAGTATGGGTATTGTCAGAAATTCTCCCTTAACTGTTCTTAAAAAAGAAAAAGAATAG
- a CDS encoding TolC family protein, which yields MRKNKMVRVNPGVCRWRSLWVLVCVLSIGLLYLNCSPKYSNLSPPIDEFQEFSTTGDTLVSDNWWEVFEDDQLNTLMDTAMRSNLNLAARWQQFIASRASVRSQVSVKWPTLEASAQTARTLPEPDFVGGENTQLGFLSSYELDLWGRIGTAVNAEKFRSEASYFDYQALSLSLSAEVATTWYQLQAAKKQLQITEDQIKTNEAIIKLIRSRFVGGQIRAVDILRQAQLLESTKEQKIIFETNVELLENQLSVLLGKQPQIAISMQASNMPVVPELPDAGLPLDLVRRRPDVKQSFALLLAADRDMASAVQSKYPRISLSGRGQLRSNNFDNLFDNWAYSLAGNILAPIFYGGRLNAEVDRATAIKEQRLYEYGQATLVAFREVEDAMVQDVKQTERLENIQRQLELAEKSNKQLRVEFLNGFSPYLDVLLGLDQEQQLRRDYVTAQLQHVQIRIALYRALAGGFDTGRNIEDQKSKVDELYEQ from the coding sequence ATGAGAAAAAACAAAATGGTGCGGGTAAATCCCGGGGTTTGCCGTTGGCGAAGCCTTTGGGTTTTAGTATGTGTTCTTTCCATAGGATTACTCTATTTAAATTGCTCTCCCAAATATTCCAACCTATCTCCCCCGATAGATGAATTTCAGGAGTTTTCCACAACCGGAGATACTTTGGTGTCCGATAATTGGTGGGAAGTTTTTGAGGATGACCAGTTAAACACTTTGATGGATACCGCCATGCGGTCCAATTTAAATTTGGCCGCAAGATGGCAACAATTTATAGCATCCAGGGCTTCGGTAAGGTCCCAGGTCTCCGTTAAATGGCCCACCCTCGAAGCTTCCGCGCAAACCGCAAGGACGCTTCCAGAACCTGACTTTGTGGGAGGTGAGAATACGCAGTTGGGTTTTTTGTCCAGTTACGAACTTGATTTGTGGGGTCGCATAGGCACTGCCGTAAATGCGGAAAAGTTCAGGTCCGAAGCGAGTTATTTCGACTATCAGGCACTTTCTTTGTCACTTTCTGCGGAAGTAGCTACAACATGGTACCAATTGCAGGCGGCCAAAAAGCAATTGCAGATCACCGAAGATCAGATAAAGACCAACGAGGCCATCATCAAATTGATTCGTTCCCGGTTTGTGGGAGGTCAAATAAGGGCCGTGGATATTCTGCGGCAGGCACAATTGCTCGAAAGCACAAAGGAACAAAAAATCATTTTTGAGACCAATGTGGAATTGTTGGAAAACCAACTTTCCGTACTGTTGGGCAAGCAGCCCCAAATTGCAATCTCAATGCAGGCATCCAACATGCCAGTCGTACCGGAACTTCCCGATGCCGGGTTGCCGTTGGATTTGGTAAGGCGAAGACCGGATGTAAAACAATCATTTGCACTTTTATTGGCCGCCGACAGGGATATGGCCTCAGCCGTACAGAGTAAATATCCACGGATTTCATTAAGTGGTAGGGGACAGCTACGTTCCAATAATTTTGATAACCTTTTTGACAATTGGGCCTATTCTTTGGCGGGGAACATTCTAGCCCCGATTTTTTACGGCGGAAGGCTAAATGCAGAAGTGGACAGGGCTACGGCCATTAAGGAACAGCGTTTGTACGAATATGGTCAGGCCACGTTGGTCGCATTTAGAGAAGTGGAGGATGCCATGGTACAAGATGTAAAACAAACGGAAAGATTGGAGAATATCCAGCGCCAATTGGAACTTGCCGAAAAAAGTAACAAACAATTACGGGTGGAGTTTCTCAACGGGTTCAGTCCGTATTTGGATGTGCTGTTGGGGCTTGACCAAGAGCAACAACTTCGAAGGGATTACGTGACGGCCCAATTGCAACATGTTCAAATCCGTATTGCTTTGTACAGGGCATTGGCAGGAGGTTTTGATACCGGTAGAAACATAGAAGATCAAAAAAGTAAAGTGGACGAACTATATGAGCAATAA
- a CDS encoding sulfatase — protein sequence MKYPFYLLLCLCIMASCKDNKEKAAEQEKEDQKRPNIVFIISDDHAYQAISAYGGRLAEVAPTPNIDRIAEEGMLFERCLVTNSICGPSRAAILTGKYSHLNGFIDNTIGSKFNFDQQTFGELLQQAGYKTGVLGKLHLGDTPSKGFDYIDILPGQGSYYNPTFINEEGQYELEGYTTEIITEKAISWMDSVKSEERPFMLFLGHKSPHRPWQPGPNELGMYENVEIPEPVTLFDDYSGNREVAGMNYMSISEAMKMGQDLKITDRPQNGFTERQQQMWDSVYGPINEKYNREKPTGDDLTRFKYQRYMRDYLASVAGVDKGVGHVLDYLKKAGLDENTIVIYTSDQGFYLGEHGWFDKRWMYKESLRTPLLVKWPGKVKPGTINTDLVSNIDFAETFLDIAQTDIPGDMQGKSLVPILEGETPEDWRNEHYYHYYEHPSEHDVRRHYGITTDRYKLIHFYYDLDKWELYDLKNDPSEMNNIYGDPDYADVQAKLHEDLEKLRAKYEDNDSLNQKYIDEYHEKVKDNPLIEYWKIAPEERAKMFEEYMKNKGE from the coding sequence ATGAAATATCCATTTTACCTGTTGTTGTGCCTTTGCATAATGGCTTCTTGCAAGGACAACAAAGAGAAAGCTGCGGAGCAAGAAAAAGAGGACCAGAAACGTCCCAACATTGTCTTTATCATTAGCGACGACCATGCCTACCAAGCGATCAGTGCATACGGCGGAAGGTTGGCCGAAGTCGCCCCTACCCCGAACATTGATAGGATTGCAGAAGAAGGAATGCTCTTTGAGCGCTGCTTGGTCACCAATTCCATCTGCGGGCCCTCCAGAGCGGCCATCCTCACCGGAAAGTACAGTCACTTAAATGGTTTTATCGACAACACCATTGGTTCCAAATTCAATTTTGACCAACAGACCTTTGGCGAATTGTTGCAACAGGCAGGATATAAGACCGGTGTTCTGGGGAAACTGCATTTGGGCGATACGCCATCGAAAGGATTTGATTACATCGATATTTTACCTGGCCAAGGTTCGTACTACAATCCAACTTTTATAAATGAGGAGGGCCAATACGAACTTGAGGGGTACACCACGGAAATTATCACGGAAAAGGCCATTTCATGGATGGACTCCGTAAAGTCCGAAGAACGGCCCTTTATGCTGTTCTTGGGACATAAGTCGCCGCACAGGCCATGGCAGCCGGGGCCCAACGAACTGGGAATGTACGAGAATGTTGAAATACCTGAGCCAGTGACCCTGTTCGATGATTATTCCGGAAACCGTGAGGTCGCCGGCATGAACTATATGTCCATTTCCGAAGCGATGAAAATGGGACAGGACCTTAAAATTACCGACCGACCACAGAACGGGTTTACCGAAAGGCAACAGCAAATGTGGGATTCCGTTTATGGGCCCATCAATGAAAAGTACAATAGGGAAAAACCTACCGGCGATGATCTGACCCGTTTCAAGTACCAACGCTATATGAGGGATTACCTGGCCAGCGTTGCCGGTGTGGACAAAGGCGTAGGACATGTTTTGGATTATTTGAAAAAGGCCGGTCTGGATGAGAATACCATCGTAATCTACACCTCCGACCAAGGGTTCTATTTGGGCGAGCACGGCTGGTTCGACAAACGTTGGATGTACAAAGAATCGTTGCGCACACCTTTATTGGTCAAATGGCCCGGCAAGGTAAAGCCAGGTACCATAAACACCGATCTGGTTTCCAATATCGACTTTGCAGAAACGTTTCTTGATATTGCACAGACCGATATTCCCGGGGATATGCAGGGTAAAAGTTTGGTTCCCATTCTTGAAGGGGAGACCCCAGAGGATTGGAGGAACGAGCACTATTACCATTATTACGAGCATCCTTCGGAACATGATGTTCGAAGGCACTACGGGATAACCACCGACAGGTACAAGTTGATTCATTTTTATTACGACCTTGATAAATGGGAACTGTACGACCTAAAGAACGACCCCAGCGAAATGAACAACATCTATGGTGACCCGGATTATGCCGACGTGCAAGCAAAATTGCATGAGGACCTTGAAAAATTGAGGGCGAAATACGAGGACAACGATTCCCTGAACCAAAAATATATCGATGAATATCACGAAAAAGTAAAGGACAACCCGTTAATCGAATATTGGAAGATCGCCCCTGAAGAACGGGCTAAAATGTTCGAGGAGTACATGAAGAACAAAGGGGAATAA
- a CDS encoding efflux RND transporter periplasmic adaptor subunit, with the protein MSNKKLIWICLAILVGGILVTAIIFSTEPEAESEGATIETAILVDVVTAEKGTFAPTIVATGTVQPVEDVILSPLVPGQIVRRDPAFTPGGFVKKGEVLLQIDPSDYRNTLELRKSELLQSETALATEMGRQQIAEQDLQLINNDSLFGDNPLSDNETQLVLRKPQLNAVKATIEAARASMNQAQLNLDRTTIRAPFDAHILTQNVTVGSQVAQGDDLGRIVGTDSYWVTATVPVSRIQWLKFPDSEEEKGSVVHIENSSAWPSGTQRQGYLDRQIGALDNQTRLARVLVRVEDPLATSDELQGAPKLMIGTFVEVNIQADSIPNVVRLDRDLVRSNQTAWVMKDNLLEIRELDIILTDNQYAYIRSGLQDGDKVVTTNLSTVSNGVELRTRSEGTSEEEND; encoded by the coding sequence ATGAGCAATAAAAAATTAATTTGGATCTGTTTGGCCATTCTGGTCGGAGGAATTTTAGTGACCGCCATTATCTTTTCCACCGAACCCGAAGCTGAAAGTGAGGGGGCAACCATTGAGACCGCTATTTTAGTGGACGTGGTTACTGCAGAAAAGGGAACATTTGCTCCCACCATTGTGGCCACAGGTACGGTACAGCCCGTAGAAGATGTGATTCTCAGTCCTTTGGTGCCGGGGCAGATTGTCCGCCGCGATCCAGCTTTTACACCAGGAGGTTTTGTGAAAAAAGGAGAGGTACTGCTACAAATAGACCCATCGGACTACAGAAACACACTGGAACTGCGCAAAAGCGAGCTGTTGCAATCCGAAACAGCCCTGGCCACCGAAATGGGACGCCAACAGATTGCCGAACAAGACCTACAACTCATCAATAACGATTCATTGTTCGGCGATAATCCACTGTCCGATAACGAAACGCAATTGGTGCTTCGTAAACCCCAATTGAATGCCGTAAAGGCTACTATTGAGGCAGCAAGGGCATCCATGAACCAAGCACAGCTAAATTTGGACAGGACCACCATACGGGCGCCTTTTGATGCGCATATCCTTACCCAAAATGTAACCGTGGGCAGTCAAGTGGCGCAAGGGGACGATTTGGGCAGAATCGTGGGAACCGATAGTTATTGGGTAACTGCAACCGTTCCGGTATCCCGAATCCAATGGTTGAAATTCCCGGACTCCGAAGAGGAAAAAGGTTCCGTCGTACATATCGAAAACTCCTCCGCTTGGCCCTCCGGTACTCAGCGCCAAGGTTATTTGGACAGGCAAATAGGGGCATTGGACAACCAAACGCGACTGGCTCGGGTTTTGGTACGTGTCGAGGACCCTTTGGCCACAAGCGACGAACTGCAAGGCGCCCCAAAATTGATGATAGGTACTTTTGTGGAAGTAAATATCCAAGCGGATTCTATCCCAAATGTGGTGCGATTGGACCGTGATTTGGTCCGAAGCAATCAAACTGCATGGGTGATGAAGGACAATCTATTGGAAATACGAGAATTGGACATTATCCTAACCGATAATCAATATGCATACATAAGATCGGGCTTGCAGGATGGCGACAAAGTCGTCACCACAAACCTGAGCACCGTGAGCAATGGTGTGGAACTTCGGACTCGTTCCGAAGGGACTTCAGAAGAAGAGAATGACTAA
- a CDS encoding ABC transporter ATP-binding protein, translated as MSKILKVENLSKTYRSGEHDLNVLNNVSFDVDKGQSFAIVGPSGSGKTTLLGLCAGLDTTDEGEIWLCGENLLGLDEDGRAFLRNQNVGFVFQDFQLLPTLTALENVIVPLELRGVKNAAEQGRELLEKVGLLNRAGHYPSQLSGGEQQRVALARAFSNKPSILFADEPTGNLDDDTGTRIEELLFELNKEQGTALVIVTHDLELARKTDKSIRLRSGKIEETVG; from the coding sequence ATGTCAAAGATATTAAAAGTTGAAAACCTCTCTAAAACATATCGGAGTGGCGAACATGACCTAAATGTACTGAATAACGTGTCATTTGATGTGGACAAAGGTCAGAGTTTTGCCATAGTCGGACCTTCGGGTAGCGGAAAAACCACACTATTGGGGCTTTGTGCCGGACTGGACACTACGGACGAAGGTGAAATCTGGCTTTGTGGCGAAAATTTATTGGGATTGGATGAGGACGGAAGAGCATTTTTAAGAAACCAGAACGTGGGATTTGTTTTTCAGGATTTTCAATTGTTGCCCACTTTGACAGCTTTGGAAAATGTGATAGTTCCGTTGGAACTCCGAGGAGTAAAAAATGCTGCCGAGCAAGGAAGGGAACTCTTGGAAAAAGTAGGTTTGTTGAACAGGGCAGGGCATTATCCATCGCAACTATCAGGTGGGGAGCAGCAGCGCGTAGCCTTGGCCCGTGCATTCTCCAACAAGCCATCCATTCTTTTTGCCGATGAACCCACAGGAAACCTCGACGATGATACCGGAACCCGAATAGAGGAGCTGCTGTTCGAATTGAACAAGGAGCAGGGCACGGCACTCGTTATTGTAACCCACGATTTGGAATTGGCCAGAAAAACCGATAAAAGTATCCGATTGAGGTCTGGGAAAATAGAAGAAACCGTAGGTTGA
- a CDS encoding arylesterase: MIKKNSALNTSLMFCYFLMLFVASCGEKKQQKEENEVSVEEEVVEETTVSSKKILFFGDSLTAGYGLELGQAFPSIIQQKIDSLGLNYTVINAGLSGETTASGKNRLDWVLEDDMDIVIIELGANDGLRGVPIAETKANLQEMIDQVQQDLPNAKIILAGMKIPPNMGPEYTSQFENIFPTLAQEENIALIPFLLEDVAGIPELNQGDGIHPTVEGQKLVAENVWEVLKPMF, from the coding sequence ATGATCAAGAAAAACTCAGCCCTCAACACGTCGTTAATGTTTTGTTATTTTTTGATGCTGTTCGTAGCTAGCTGCGGAGAGAAAAAACAGCAAAAAGAGGAAAACGAAGTTTCTGTTGAGGAAGAAGTGGTTGAAGAGACGACGGTATCCAGTAAAAAAATCCTGTTTTTCGGGGATAGCTTAACAGCAGGTTATGGTTTGGAGCTTGGTCAAGCTTTTCCATCAATTATCCAACAAAAAATTGATTCCCTCGGTTTAAACTACACGGTGATCAATGCCGGATTGAGCGGTGAGACCACGGCGAGCGGCAAAAACCGTTTGGATTGGGTGTTGGAGGATGATATGGATATCGTCATCATAGAATTGGGTGCCAACGATGGTCTCAGGGGTGTTCCGATTGCCGAAACCAAGGCAAATCTTCAAGAGATGATAGATCAGGTACAACAGGACCTCCCAAATGCCAAAATTATATTGGCCGGCATGAAGATTCCACCAAATATGGGACCGGAGTACACATCCCAGTTTGAAAACATATTTCCAACATTGGCTCAGGAAGAAAATATAGCCTTGATTCCATTTTTACTGGAAGATGTGGCCGGAATCCCTGAACTGAATCAAGGAGATGGCATACACCCTACGGTTGAAGGGCAAAAGTTGGTGGCCGAAAATGTTTGGGAGGTATTGAAACCAATGTTTTAA